A stretch of the Aegilops tauschii subsp. strangulata cultivar AL8/78 chromosome 4, Aet v6.0, whole genome shotgun sequence genome encodes the following:
- the LOC109748026 gene encoding probable ascorbate-specific transmembrane electron transporter 2, whose translation MAIGGIIGGHHRHSVVASRVAMFAHLLFLTTAVLMLVWLLRFRGGINIQSDDPEQIFNVHPFVMTWGFILLIGEAILVYTTIPMNHRAQKMVHMLVHLVAFILGVFGIYAAFKFHNVAVVPDLVSLHSWIGIGAISLFALQWLIGFAVFWMPGTHEHTRAAAAPVHVAGGLVIFLLAVCAAQTGLVQKSASATPGTEARLINVTGLFIVFYGVTVAATVMLRIATRYQ comes from the exons ATGGCGATCGGCGGGATCATCGGCGGCCATCACCGGCACTCCGTGGTGGCGTCGCGCGTGGCCATGTTCGCGCACCTGCTCTTCCTCACCACCGCCGTGCTCATGCTCGTCTGGCTCCTGCGCTTCCGCGGCGGCATCAACATACAGTCCGACGACCCCGAGCAGATCTTCAAC GTCCATCCCTTTGTGATGACCTGGGGGTTCATCCTTCTCATCGGTGAAG CCATACTGGTGTACACGACGATCCCGATGAACCACCGGGCGCAGAAGATGGTGCACATGCTGGTGCACCTGGTGGCCTTCATCCTCGGCGTCTTCGGCATCTACGCGGCCTTCAAGTTCCACAACGTGGCCGTGGTGCCGGACCTGGTCAGCCTCCACTCCTGGATCGGCATCGGCGCCATCTCCCTCTTCGCGCTGCAGTGGCTCATCGGCTTCGCCGTCTTCTGGATGCCCGGCACGCACGAGCacacgcgcgccgccgccgcgcccgtgcaCGTCGCCGGCGGGCTCGTCATCTTCCTCCTGGCCGTGTGCGCCGCGCAGACGGGGCTCGTCCAGAAGAGCGCCAGCGCCACGCCCGGTACCGAGGCCAGGCTCATCAACGTCACCGGCCTCTTCATCGTCTTCTACGGGGTCACCGTCGCGGCCACCGTCATGCTGCGCATCGCCACGCGGTATCAGTAG